The Solanum pennellii chromosome 7, SPENNV200 DNA segment TTCATGTCAGAGGCAGAGATTAATATTTGTGGGCTGCTCTGTTTCAGTATGCTGCTCTTGACTGTAGTAAAAAGAGGATTCAATAACAACTTGACTTTACAGTGCTCATAATGTGTTCGCCTAAGAttgttgaatttattaaatttgaagTGCTTAATGATTATTGATGATGCACTAATCTTTGATGATGTGTTTACAGCAATATAACCGCTGATGTCTTTGATGATGCACTAGTTGTTGTTCTAGATGCTGCAGGCCAAATTCACAGAGAAGAATTGAACAAAACCTTCATTGGACAAAAGCCATGGACTGCATTTTGAGTCTGCCCAAATTGGTGGTTTCTATTAATTACACTTGGAATTTGGATACACCGTCGGGATCTCAAAACGAGGAGGCCAATTCAAGAAATAGTGTAGCTTGGTTCTTTGGCATATCTACAAAGGGCTATATTGCGTCAAAAGGACATACGAAGTTGCTAGTTAGTGTTGTATCGCATATCTACATTGTTGGGATTGTGTTTTTTGAGTCAATTAATCTCCCAAAAGCAGAAGATTGGAGTCTCCCTGCTATCTGTAGAATTTTGAGTACTGTAATGCTCATTGGTAAATTTGTAAGAAATTCCCCCttctccaacctcaaaccaGCTGTTGGTAATTCGTATAGCTTTTTCCTTCATAGCTCCAATGAGAATCATCACTATAATATCAATGTTGTACTACTCTTATAGTGGCCAGAAGTATTGTTACGAATGGGCGTGGGACCAGTAGCCCAACATGGCATTAAGTGGCTATGCTTGGGATCTCTTGTAAGAATGAAATAGGTTTATGCCTATTTTGTCTATACTTCTCACCTCCAATTCTAAAATCTCTTAAAATGGAAATGGAAGTAATATTGCCTGttaaaatataagtataataaaGCTGCTAGTGTTAAAAACAGTACCTCAACTGATGAATCGTGAGTATCAGAGGTTTCAATTTGCATACTGCAATTATCAACACCGGTAGCCTCCAAAGCAGAAAGCAAGTGTTCAACGGTATTAATAGAATGTCCATCTTTACACAATGTAGTACATAATGCAGACTCCTTGACGTAATCAGTAGATGCAGGAATGACATTTGAACGGAATTTGAAGTACCTACCGACTCCTGCTAACTCCGGTAAGATTGTGACAGTAGAAAGCTTGCCGGAATGAAGACCGATTCCGGTGAGTTGTACAGAATTAGCTACTGTTTGCTGAATCTTACCGGTCtgtaaaaaataagaatgaataaTTTTGTCAGTTAACAATGACTTCGATAAATTCGATTCGATTGAGAGAAAGTTGATTACCGGAATCCATGAGATTAAGCTCGACGAGTTGCGAGCTGTGTTGATGTTGAAGGCTCGAGTGACCGCCATTAATGGAATCTTAAAGAAATTGAACCCAAGGGCTTTTTTACTTAAACTAAATGTTAATTTCATGATtagcaaaattaattttgtctttAAAATGACTTAATACTAAAAACTCGACGATTATATGCTACTGTTAACTAACACACTATCTATTTTTCTATcgtattaatatataaaaaattacaatatacaatatattttgtatgaccttttcaaaaattatatgttttaatttatgtgataattacaatatacaatatattttgtatgaccttttcaaaaattatatgttttaatttatgtgatgaaGTATTTTATTGtgcatttaaattttaaggaaatttacataaatatattttaaataaaaaaatatttattatttatagcaataatatttttttcNAAATtacaatatacaatatattttgtatgaccttttcaaaaattatatgttttaatttatgtgacgaAGTATTTTATTGtgcatttaaattttaaggaaatttacataaatatattttaaataaaaaaatatttattatttatagcaataatattttttttacttgactatttttaatttatttataatacaagtttaatacatagtataaaaaatatttattatttacatataatacaaattttaataatagataatacatttatcacacattttaatatacttataatataatatgacaattttttaccaaacaaacataatatatttcaaaaacaattataattcaaatatattgaatacataattcacttttaatacatattacaaatttattataatattattataagtgataataaacaaaaaatatcgctaaaattagtaattattttttataatgtattaatttgtgtaattttttctaaattttaaatatatataacttacacatataaaaattagataaaagatttaacatttttaaaaaattaaaattttagaatattaATACCCTCCTTAAACCCTCCCAATTTCCAGCCACCTACCGGTTTTCTTCTGCCGCGCCGCCGCAATTGCTGCCGTTCACATACATACGACGACGTTTTGAGGATAATCATGAACGCTCCATCACCCCACCACGAAGACGATGAACACGAAGATGAGGTCTTCTTAGAGGATAGTGATATCATTGAAGAAATAAATGTTGATGaagaaggtaaaaaaaaatccaatcttttcTCTCCAAAATCCTATTAATTGCTTATTTGAAGTTAGATTTGTGTCCAATTACAAAATTAGAGAATAGCTTTGATTTATGGTTGCAGAGCTTGTTGATgctgatgatgatgaagaagaagatgaacaaGGAGGAGGAGAATTCATAGGTAACTCGGCTTGGCTCAGTTACTTGtagaaactttaaaaaaaaaacttttagctTTCTATCTCAACCGGCAACTAAACACTCCAACTGTATCTCATGGACACCTGAACGCTGATGTGACATAAATTTTGGAGGTGCTTAGATGAGCATTTCGTAAGTTTGAGTCTTTAACTTAAAATAGTGAGGACGAGTTGAGGTATCTAGATGTGTATACTCAAAATTGGAATGTTTACATGTCACCTGAGACCAAATTTGAGtgtttgtttatgtattatatctTGGTTACTCATATTGCTACTGTATTTTACTGTAACTGCAGACTTTGCAAGATTTAATTATTGCTGTAGTTTTCGCTTTGTACTTTGGGTTACTTATTTTGTGGTTGGgtgattttttttgggggggttAAGGTTAAAACTTGTTTGTTTAATTAGTATACTGATATGGATATTTGGGATAATGGTTTTCAGATGAAGCTGATGATTCCCTTCATACGTTCACGGGCCACACTGGTATTGTacttcttttatattattttaacttaatttgatattgaatgatgaacatcgATATACTATTCTATTGCAACTTCCATTTAATTCTGGTGTAGCTTAAAACGGGAGTTCGCCTGGTGTATCCTGAGTTCACAATTTTAGGCATGAATGAAGATAGCCTGGCCATTCTGTGTGTGTTACTGCCAGGTTTTTTAGCTACTAAATAGGGGGAGCTTTGCCTTTATCGTGGAGGTGGATGCATAGTAGAAGCTACAAGTTCCTCGAACCTAGTAGCTTTGACTCAGACCCTGTATATGAGTTAAGAAATATAATGAATTGGACAAGTATTAAATTCTTTATCTAGTAATACAAATAGTCAATGAGTTCAATGTCATTTAAAACCATAAAGTTCAAATCTTGGATCCGCCTCTACCTTTAGTCGGGACAATGCTTAGAgttgatatttcttttgatcATGGTACTTGAGATGAGGGACTTATATTTAATTTTCGTTGGAATATGCATTGTTGAATCCTCAGTCAAATAAGCAAAGCTAATTTGTCCAACAGGCAAATGTTCATGGTGAGAGAAAAAACAAGTGGTCATGGTGGAGCATACAGACTACCCTCTGTCCCAAAAGGGAGtgatatttttctatatttcgaAACAATTTAACTCTAAACTTCCTATTTTATCCATAATGGGATAATTTGACCACACAATATCCACGGCTTATTTTAGACTACAAATTTCAAACGTCTTTCTTTCCCTTATACAAATTGGGATACAGGGAGTGTATTGCTAAAGACATATATGGATCATGGTGTAATAGTATTGAAGAAACTAGTAACCAGATTTTAAAGCTTAATACCAAACAAGTTTTAAGTTTTATGCGCGGAATATGAAATCGGAAATGGACTATGTTAGTTAACATTGGCCTTTCTTGGAACGAGATTGTTCTCACTAGACACCAGATTCCAAAACTTAAATACCGAAGTAGTTTCATGCATGGAATATAAAATTGGGAAATGGGCTATGTTAATCTTGGCCTTTCTTGGAACGAGATTGTTCTCGGAGGACAGGATTCAACTTtttccaaattaataaaaattaggaTCAGGTTTATAGCCAACTAATCGACATGATTTCGTCTGGggatttctatttttttttaaaacaacatatttttCAATAGAAGTGAAAAAAATACGTGATCAAAACATGAAAAGGAACAAAACATGATATGATAATAGCTTAACTGCGGTAGCTTTTCATATTCTGATGAGAACTTAATCTGAAAATATAAGGAAGATTTGCATCAGATGTTGGTCCTCGTTTTGGTATTGTGTACAGGATTTTCCCACACATCACCTTAACTGTTTACCTTGTTAAAAAAATTGCGTCTGATGTTTAGTGAAGTGAAACCTACTTCTGACACGATGGTTTTACTTACCTCATTGACACAGTGGTCACAAAATATGGAGGTATAAATGTGTTTTACATGGGTGTTGTAGTTAATAGTAAGGTGTAGCACTGAGTTAATTAATGTCAATGCTTCCTGTTTGGTATAGTCTATAATTAGTTTGTACGTAGGTGTTCTTACTGTTTTCCTTATAATTTAACCGTTTCCTCTTTATAGGTGAACTATACACTGTTACCTGCAGCCCAACCGATGCCAGTTTGGTGGTAACAGGTGGTGGAGATGATAGAGGATTTATTTGGAAGATTGGTCAAGGTGATTTTGCTTTTGAGTTGCAAGGTAATTGAGTCGTGACTAACAATTTTGTATCACTGATTAGATGAGTCTTATTTATACACCTTTTAATTTGAACTCTTCGAGATATGGTGCAGGTCACACAGATTCTGTCTCAAGTTTGGCTTTTAGTTCTGATGGTCAGTTACTTGCTTCTGGGAGCCTTGATGGGAATATAAGAGTATGGGACATAACTTCAGGTGGTCTGAAGGGCACACTTGAAGGTCCTGAAAAGGGAATTGAGGTGAAACATTTTCTCATGCGTTAAAAATTCCAATTTTCTGTAACAATTTGAGATCAATCATGAACTGTGAAGTTGCTCAGTGGGTCAGGTGGCATCCAAGAGGACACGTGGTGTTGGCAGGTTCAGAAGATTCTTCTGTTTGGATGTGGAATGCTGATACCAGTGCTTTCATGAACACCTTTTTAGGTCATGCTGGTAGTGTAACCTGTGGTGATTTCACTCCAGATGGTACATCCTTGTTTCTCTTGTAAAATTTCTAGTGTTTTCCTCCGTTTGAGTAGAACTGaccttatttttcttgtatatgcTTTCTCAGGTAAATTAATTTGTACTGGGTCTGATGATGCGACACTGAGGATATGGGATCCTAAGAGTGCCCAAAGTATACATGTGGTAAGAGGTGAGGCTTTTGGTTTCTGGCTGCTAATATCTTTGTTTGTTTTGCATTGTAAAATTAGGTGAAAAGTAAAGCTGTCATCCCCTCCCTGCCCTCCCCCCTCCCCCTCCTCCGACACACCACAAAGGTTTGGTGCCTACAGATAGAAGGCTTTCTGGCACTTACAAAAAAGTGTAGAAGGCTTCTGGCAGTCGTAAATAGAATATGTTCCTATTGGGGGATGTGGCTGAGATGCAAAATACTGGATAAAAATTGTGGATTGAAGCACAATTTAGTATATTGCAAAGTTagcatttcttttctttcatcatCAAGGACCTTAATGGATGCTGATCAATGTGTTACTTGTTTCATTCCTTTCATTATGCTATGTTGAGCTGTCTCTCTGTACTTCCATTCCATGAAATAATGTCAGTACCCTTATCAGTGGCGAGATTTGTTGTCACTACGCTGGTCTTTTATTAGGGAAAATACTTCATTAGATTAGTACATGATTTGTGACATCTGACCTTGTTATCgttttttgttaatttaaaatttctttgttGTTGCAAGGTCATCCATATCACACGGAAGGACTGACATGCTTGTCAATTAGCTCAGATTCTACTCTGGCTCTCACAGGCTCAAAGGATGGTTCTGCTCACATTGTGAATATAATTACTGGAAAGGTCAGAATCCTCTTAACATGATAATTTGCCCTTCTCATTTTCCACAATGGTTTTATGTAATTGATGTTTCCAGACCTTGGAAGCTGTTTGTCTGATTGCCgattaaaattttctttgtcAGGTTGTCACTTCTCTGAGTGCTCATACAGATTCAATAGAATGTGCCAGCTTTTCAGCAAGGTTTTGTCTACTTCTGACATCTTTCTATCTTTCCTTGTACTTTGACTTTTTGAATGCCTTTTATCTGAACAAGGACGGTGAACAAGGATTGGAAAAAGTTGTGCCACAATTAAACCGCAAATATGTGAATGTGCCTTGACCATTGAATACTTGACTGTCTTATAGCAAAATAGCCTGAAGAGGAACCAAATGTTGTCAGCAAGCCTGAAGATGGTTTTAAAGAAGAGAGTAGTTATATGGACATAGTCCAGGTCCATGATAACATATTAgatcaacaacaataacaataacaacatacccaatgtaatcccacaagtgggtcTGGGGTGGGGGTGGAGTATACACAACCTTATCCCCTTATCCCttaccttgtgaaggtagatGTCGTGTCTGATAGAAATTTGGCTTAAAGCATATCAAATCTGGCATGGAAAGGAATACCCTAGAAAACTAGTCAAtgttgaaaataatattgaaaagaaTAGAAACCAcaacaaataatatgataatcaaaagCAAAGAGATGTtacctttctcaaaaaaaaaaaaaaagcaaagagAACCACAGGTTTTACTAAAATCGAAGAATAAGCCAATATGCGCGTAACATTGATAATGAGAAGCAAAACTAAGCCACAGTTGGTAACCTACTAACCTCTATCCTAGTCTTCTACCTCTATAATCTCCTATGTAGAGTCATGTCCTCTGTAAGGTGCAAGTGAGTCATGTCATGTCTTATCTCATCTGTACGGTACTTCTTTGGTCTACAACTACCTCTCATCGGACCCACCATAGCCGACCTCCCACACCTCTTCACTAAGGCATGTCCGAACCATCCCAGTCTCGCTTCCCTCATCGGTCACTCCCACCTTCAATCTTGATTGATAATCTCCTCCTAGAATACTTATTTCTATACTAGTAATTATTTCTGTTTTGCTAAATTAATATTGGTgatctgaaatgacttccagcgCACCTTGGGCTGCAACTGGAGGCATGGATAATAAGCTTATTATTTGGGACTTACAACAGTCCTTGCCTCGCTCCACATGTGAACATCCGGTATGAACTTACTTGAACAAGCAGTTGCTTCTTTAAATACTCTGTTATTTCAAGGAAGTTCTGTAGTGTAAACCCCAGTTTCTTCATTGGCTTGATATATGCTGATAACGCTTTGTTTAGGATGGCGTGACATGCTTATCGTGGTTGGGGCAATATAGATATGTGGCAACAGGTTGTGTTGATGGTAAAGTGCGGGTATGGGACAGTCGTTCTGGAGAATGTGTGAGGACCTTTAGCGGACACGCTGATGCAATTCAGTGTCTAGCTGCATCGTCCAACGGGGAGTACCTTGTTTCTGTCTCTATTGATGAAACATCACGGGTATTTGAGATAGCAGAGTTCAACTAAGAAGAGACCCAATAGTTGTGTGTTGTTGAAGAGTTCAAATAGTTACACTTTTGCTTTATCCTTATTTGCAGATTTAAATTATAGTGTACTGTCACTTGTCACTTTATTCgtgaaaaaatagattttcttttttgctCGTCACTTTTGATgcataaaaaaacaataattttttttcatgttttatcctCAATATGAAAATACTTACTTTTcaagttatattttatattctgTTGTGGTATTTTGTTCAAGGATGAAAAAAGATCCTTAATGTAAGATAAATTGATAATATGTTGCAACATTAAATTAGGAACAATAAATATTCTCTTCTTGTTCTCAAAAAAATACAACACAGGTTGAGAAAATTGTTTCTATagtattaggaaaaaaattatctatatattcaaattttaagaattatCTTAGAACgtaactttttcaaaaattatttggcTCTTCAATATTTAATGGCTGagcataaataattaatgtattaGATTAAGTTTATGCCTATCCAACCTAACTTATTCTTAATGTGgtctttattttagttcattttactcttttcaaaattttactttaatCTGAATTTATTGCTTGTGatttataattgaattttttttcctgTATATTCACGTTATTGAACAAAGGCATCTATATCTTTCATTTCATCAATTTGATCTGCTTTATTGTTCAAATAGATATAACTATGAGTTGTAATAAATATAGAACTGTAGGAATAATGAATTAGGTATTGGAATTAATGAAGAGAAGAAATTTTTAATCGACGGGTGTGAGTTAAAGTGAATAAATGGtggtgaaaataataaattttaaaaaataataatgtgattataaattttatttacatatgaaataaatggttagtaATTACAAATGTGAGTtgttttaacaaataaaatttagtggatcaattttttatttaaaaattttcaaatgatgatatggaattctcatatcatgatttttggagaatatgaaatcccatctcatgagatgaaatcaTGAGATGATATAAAATCGCATGTCCAAATGTTGATTCCATCTCACTATTTCATATCGTGATATAGTATTGCATGACCAAACGTCAATTTCATCTCACGATTTTATATAGTGATATGGTATCATATGGTCAAACGCCTCCTAAGTAAAATGATCTTATAGATTCATTGTTAACAGTTTGGAGTGCACTGAGTGGCACGACGCCCCATCCCTATATATACCTAGGTTTTGACAATTTTCTTGCTTCAAATTCATGTTTAACTCCCCTAGAATTCGAACGATCTCCTCAAACTCATTTAGATTCTTAGACAAAACATAATTACAACGAAATCCACTCTAAATTACTCAAAAACAATACTCAAACACAAGACCTCATCACAAGAACTCAACGAAACCTCCTAGCAAAGAATGAAACAATAACTTCAAGAAACTcatcaaaaactcaaatttctCAATCTTTATGATGAACTCGataatataaatcattattAGCATGTGGGTGAACGAACTCATCAGTGTAGAAGC contains these protein-coding regions:
- the LOC107024210 gene encoding angio-associated migratory cell protein, which encodes MNAPSPHHEDDEHEDEVFLEDSDIIEEINVDEEELVDADDDEEEDEQGGGEFIDEADDSLHTFTGHTGELYTVTCSPTDASLVVTGGGDDRGFIWKIGQGDFAFELQGHTDSVSSLAFSSDGQLLASGSLDGNIRVWDITSGGLKGTLEGPEKGIEWVRWHPRGHVVLAGSEDSSVWMWNADTSAFMNTFLGHAGSVTCGDFTPDGKLICTGSDDATLRIWDPKSAQSIHVVRGHPYHTEGLTCLSISSDSTLALTGSKDGSAHIVNIITGKVVTSLSAHTDSIECASFSASAPWAATGGMDNKLIIWDLQQSLPRSTCEHPDGVTCLSWLGQYRYVATGCVDGKVRVWDSRSGECVRTFSGHADAIQCLAASSNGEYLVSVSIDETSRVFEIAEFN